GCTATTTGTTGGTTTGGGAGTCATCTTCAAAACTGGCTGACGCACTTAAACATCAAGACTGGTTAAGTGAAAATGGGATAGCAACTGAACTGGTTCAGGGAAGACGATTGGTTGAACTGGAACCCGCGCTGAAAGAAACAGTCAGTCATGCGCTTTTTTTTCCTGAAGCCTGTCGGGTTAGAGAACCCTATGAATTATGTAGATTACTTTTTAATGTTTTTATGGCGCGTGGAGGTGCCTTTGTCCAACAGGAAGTAAAACAAATTACACCTAGTGCCGATCAGGTTTCTCTTAAGACCGCTGCTGATGAGTTAGATGCTGAAATCGAACAACTTTACACATTTAAGAAGACGATTGTTTGTGCCGGTGCCTGGAGTAAAAAACTGTTAGAGGGTGTTGGAGTACATGTGCCCCTCGAGGCAGAGCGGGGCTATCATCTGACGCTTCCTGAGGCTGGTTCAATGTTACAACACTCAATCGGTTCGGCAGAGCGTAAGTTTGTTATGGGGCCACTGGATAGCGGGTTAAGAGTTGTGGGTATTACTCAGTTAGGGGGGCTGAAACTAGGGCCGTTCAAACACTGTTTTAATATTTTGCGTCACAATAGTTCTAAACTGTTACCTGAACTGGAAGACCCATCTTTGAGTGTGACAGAGTGGATGGGGCATCGACCAACCCTGCCGGATTCATTACCTGTTATCGATCAACACCCCTTACACCCGCAGTTGCTGTTTGCCTTTGGAAATCAACACTTAGGTTTAACTCAGGCAGCCTTGACGGCTGAACTTATTATTCAATTGATGCAAGAAGATACCTCGAAAATTGACCTGTCACCTTATCGTGTCGATCGATTTTAGATGGTCGCTCAGATAGTTTTACCCGATAGATTGTTGAGCAGTTCAGTTGGATGTGAGATCAGGCTTTAATCCAGCTTTTTTCATCAAAGTTGATGATGCAATATGCATAGTGAGATCTTTGGTATCTGTAAATCAAGGAGGGAGCTTTCATCAAATGTTGAGAGTTCAGTTACTAATTATCCAGTCTAGTGTAGTTAAAAAGAATATAAAAAATTCTATCTTGTTTCCCTTACATACAGTAGCGAGCATACTGAGCAGTATATTTACGAAAGAGGTTCAAAGAGTTTAATTCTAACGTTAGAGTTTCACTGCGGTCAGGAGGGAAAGGATCTTGATGTAGGGTATATCAGTAAAACTACTTTCTACGACCGACGCAGAATAACAGAAGAATAGTCGGAAAATGCCGGTAAAGCCTGATCAGTTCAATTAATAACCAGTGATCATATATTAAAAGCCAGGCGAATCAGAGCTTAGGTGCAATGACATTTGTAATGATTTACAAGTATATAGAGGAAAATATGAAGCTGGGTATACGTTTAGCCGTTTTTGTATTATTGGCACAATACTATTGCGGTATTTCAGCATTCGCAGATGAATTTAATGATTCTGTTAAAGGCTTTAATGATGCAGCGTCTATGCATCGTGGCGAATACGAGGTTTTAATAAATTCTCGAGGTCTGGCGCTTGGTGCAGATGAACGTAATCTCATCCTGAACCTTGAAGTAGTGATAGATAGGTTGGCAGGATGGGATGGGACTCTATTATTTTATCATCATGCGGATAGTATTTTAAAAATCTGGGCTATTACGGGAGACGGTTCCTTCGCTTGGGAAAAAAGTTGAAATCTCAGAAGAGAACTTGAAGAAATTAATTGATGGATATAGAAATGGAATAGGTAGTTTATGGGGCCAAATAGAAAGAGCGCCTAAGCCTAGAGGAATAAAGCGAATAAAAGATGGTAGTGACTATCAGAGCGTGAGTAGAGCAAAGATTAGCCAGGTGCTTTTCCCTGGGGATATTGAAGTCTTATTGGAAACCTCAAGCAGTATAATGATTGTTCCTTCCTTAAGCATTGGAAGTGTCCCATTCAGCTCACTAGAGCTTCCTCATTCAAAAAGAATACTTTCAGACATTACTTCAGTGACAGTATTGCCAAGTTTGTATGATACAAACCTATCTGTACCCATGTATGGTTCAGATGATATTGAAGCGCTTGTTATAGGTAACCCGAAATTTAGTGATGATCCTGATTGGGTATTACCACAGTTACCAGGGGCAGAAAAAGAAGCGAGATTGATTTCCGAGATGTTTAACTCAACCCTTCTCGTAGGCGCTGAGGCGACAAAAGATAATATTATTTCAAGAATTGAAACGGCAAAGATTATTTATTTTGCAACCCATGGCGTCGCCAGTGCAATTAATCCTCTCGATGAGAGCTTTTTAGCAGTATCTGGCACTAATAAGAGACAGGCTCGCTTAACGGCAAGAGAAATTCAGAATATGAATTTAGACGCAGAACTGGTTGTGTTGAGTGCTTGTCAAACCGGTCTAGGTGGTACGGAGGATGCTGGAATAGTAGGCTTAGCCAGAGCGTTTAAAATAGCTGGCGCCAAGCAAGTTGTTGTTAGTTTGTGGAATGTAGATGATTCAGTCACTGCTGAATTGATGCTGGAGTTTATGAATAAGTTTATTGGGAATGGTTTTGATGCTGCCCAATCTTTACGGTTATCAATGAATAAAATTAAGGAGCTTTACCCCTCCCCTGCATATTGGGCACCATTTGTTGTTATAAATGGTAAGGGTTTCATATCCTCTAATTGAGAATATAGTCATTTATACGACTTAGGTTAGAAAGGATTCAGCGTTAAGTTGATAACCACGATTCTAAATGTGGGCGCTGAATCGACCAGCTTTTCGTATACATCTAGTACTTTGACGTGGACTGACCTTGCTAGCACTTGGTTTTATCTCGTTATTACGGTCAGTCAGTTAAGAGCAGTGGACTTACGCCATATAGTGAACATTATAATTTCTTACTAATAAGCCTAAATTAAACCAGCATGACTTACATGAGTTCAGCTCTGTATAGACAGAAATGCAAGTGATCTCGATGTAAAATTGAAACTGCCAATTTATTTGTTTCACTACAACTGTCTACAGACCTTACGGCATATGGGATTTCAGGTTTCGCGTTAACATGAGATGAAATCTCAAACTCAATTTGAAACAATACAATCTTATGTAAATTACTTTGAACAGTATTGCATTGTACAAAAACAGACCTATAATGACGATTCGTCATTATAGGTAGATAGCCCCGAATGAGTCCACGTCAGATTGATCAAAGCACCCTGGTAGAGCGAGAGAACGTATTGCTTGATGCCGCTATGTTGCTGATTAAACAGCAAGGTGTAGAAGGGCTGACAATGGATAAGCTGGTAAAACAGGTGTCTTTTTCTAAAGGTACGATATACAACCACTTTACCTGTAAAGAAGATTTGATGCTGGGGTTGTGTAATAGGGGAATGGGTCTTCTTGGGGCGCTCTTTACGCGTGCTGGAAAATTTGAAGGTACAACGCGAGAGCGAATTATCGCAATTCATTTTGCTTATCTGCTCTATTCCCGTTTATACCCAATGATGTTTATGCTGGTGATCTCGGCGAAATCACCCGGGGTAACAGAAAAGGCATCAACGCGTAATCGTGAGATGCATCTGCAGCTTGAGGCGAGTCTGACTACCGGCATTATCAATATTATCTGTCAGGCGCTAACGGAAGGGGAGTGTAACAATCCTAACAATCTGGCGCCTGAGCAAATTGCGTTTGCTAATTGGTCATCGGCATTTGGCACGATTGCATTACTGAGCAAGGATTTTGAGCAGTGTGGTATTCGTGCACAGATGCAGAGTGAGCAGGCGCTGCTAGCCAATGTGAATCTAATGTTGGATGGTCTGCAATGGCAACCTTTATTTTCTGAGTTTGATTACACGCAAACGCTGGAGCGACTTCGATGCGAAGTTTTTGCACCAGAGATAGCGTTATTAGCCGCTCAGGAACAGGCGCTCCAGTGTTGATTTGAACGGTAGCAAAAGAGTAAAAGAACTGCGGCGCTTGCGTCGTTTTTTAAAACACATTAATGACGATTCGTCAGTATAGGCAAGGATATGAAGGATAAATTATTTACTTTCGTCCTCAAACATCCAGTTTGGGTGTTGTTGACTGCGATAGTGCTAGTTATGGCTGCTGCAGCCGGTGCTAAAAATCTGGTATTTAAAAGTGACTACAGGGTGTTTTTCAGTGCGGATAATCCGCAATTGATCGCCTATGAGTCGATGCAGAATATCTATAACAAGAGTGATAATGTCGCTTTTATTATCGCGCCAGCTGACGGTAATGTCTTTACAGAAGAAACCTTGAGCGCGGTTAGCCAGATCACTACAGATGCCTGGCAAATCCCTTATTCAACCCGCGTCGACTCAGTCACTAACTTCCAGCACACCTGGGCTGAAGAAGACGATATGATCGTTGAAGATCTGGTGATGGAAGATGCCGAACTGACGCCGGAAAAGCTACAGAGTATTAAAACGATCGCTTTGAGTGAGCCTTTGATGCTCAGTAAACTGATTTCAGCACAGGGGCATGTCACGGTTGTAAATGTGACTGTACAGCTACCGGGGGTGAACCCGGTTGCTGAAGTACCCGAAGTGGTTGAAAAAGTACGTGAGATTCAGCAGAAATATATGGCTGAAAATCCTGGACTGGAGATCAAACTGTCAGGCATCGTAATGATGAATAACAGTTTCGCCGAAGCATCATTGAATGATAATGCAACCCTTGTTCCTGCCATGTTCGGCGTGGTCATCGTGTTAATGTTGATACTGTTACGCACATTTACC
The genomic region above belongs to Amphritea japonica ATCC BAA-1530 and contains:
- a CDS encoding NAD(P)/FAD-dependent oxidoreductase → MPHTELGQKRNETPVSLAVIGSGIIGLCTALEAQRKGCRVTLFDRDEPGLGASFGNAGFLATELIEPLSNPQTLRSALMLWLNPNGPLSLPLQYLIKIAPWLVKFIKAARPKSLASSRHGLIQLNKNSIDAWQRCLDDIDASEQIVNSGYLLVWESSSKLADALKHQDWLSENGIATELVQGRRLVELEPALKETVSHALFFPEACRVREPYELCRLLFNVFMARGGAFVQQEVKQITPSADQVSLKTAADELDAEIEQLYTFKKTIVCAGAWSKKLLEGVGVHVPLEAERGYHLTLPEAGSMLQHSIGSAERKFVMGPLDSGLRVVGITQLGGLKLGPFKHCFNILRHNSSKLLPELEDPSLSVTEWMGHRPTLPDSLPVIDQHPLHPQLLFAFGNQHLGLTQAALTAELIIQLMQEDTSKIDLSPYRVDRF
- a CDS encoding CHAT domain-containing protein, producing MKKLIDGYRNGIGSLWGQIERAPKPRGIKRIKDGSDYQSVSRAKISQVLFPGDIEVLLETSSSIMIVPSLSIGSVPFSSLELPHSKRILSDITSVTVLPSLYDTNLSVPMYGSDDIEALVIGNPKFSDDPDWVLPQLPGAEKEARLISEMFNSTLLVGAEATKDNIISRIETAKIIYFATHGVASAINPLDESFLAVSGTNKRQARLTAREIQNMNLDAELVVLSACQTGLGGTEDAGIVGLARAFKIAGAKQVVVSLWNVDDSVTAELMLEFMNKFIGNGFDAAQSLRLSMNKIKELYPSPAYWAPFVVINGKGFISSN
- a CDS encoding TetR/AcrR family transcriptional regulator; the encoded protein is MSPRQIDQSTLVERENVLLDAAMLLIKQQGVEGLTMDKLVKQVSFSKGTIYNHFTCKEDLMLGLCNRGMGLLGALFTRAGKFEGTTRERIIAIHFAYLLYSRLYPMMFMLVISAKSPGVTEKASTRNREMHLQLEASLTTGIINIICQALTEGECNNPNNLAPEQIAFANWSSAFGTIALLSKDFEQCGIRAQMQSEQALLANVNLMLDGLQWQPLFSEFDYTQTLERLRCEVFAPEIALLAAQEQALQC